A stretch of DNA from Candidatus Melainabacteria bacterium:
CCACCTCGATGCGCAAAAACTTTTGGCCACTTCATTTAAATGTCGACAACTCGTTGCGGATGAAGCAATCCCATTCTGACCGTGACAATAAGCTTTGGCGGTTCGACAAGAATTTTCTCGAGCGGCAGTTCGATGCCGTGCTCTACGCCGACCAATCCCTGGATATTCTTCAGCGCCATCAGCCCGCGCTCGCGACCGATTTCAAACTTGATGCGTTCCTTCTGTTTGATAACAAAAGTGCCCCATTTCTCAGCGCTCGCATGCTCGTTAATAATGTCGATAACGTTGGCGTGACGGCAAATTTCTTTGACATGACTGGATAAAATGCGAATCAAGCCCGGAATGTCTTCCTGACTGCCGAAACAATCTAACAAAATGCCGTTGATGAGGTAGCCCGGCATGGACGTGTGGTCTGGGCGCTCATGCAAGAAATTGATTACACCAGAAAAGGGATCACTTGCGGTCTTCAAAAAGCGCTTGGCGACATCCACCAATTCAGTTTCGACGGTTTTTAGTTTCTGCATAAATTGCCCGTTATGGTCCTTTCCGCAACAACAACAGTTCACAGGAGCACCTCGTCGTTTGGTAATAGCAGGTGTCCTAACATCCCCAACTGACGGAAGAGAACATTTTAGGGGTCCCACTTATAAGAATATTACCGAAAACTTAAGATCTGACAAGCATCCCTGACTGGGAAGCCCTTTCGGCTATTTAATTGGGGCTTTTTTCGGAATAACGGTCGGCTTTATGGTTTTATATTAAATCCGAATCAGCTCCCTCGAGACAGGGGCGGGCGCACTCGTTGCAGACATCCAAGTCATATACGGCAACTCGAGAATGGCTTCAAAGTGAAAGTTTAGAGCAGATAGCATACAATCTGAATTGTGCGTCCAGTGGTGAGATTGAGCACGGCAGCGGACCGAGCCGGCTGCCTTCAACCCGAAACCACCACCCCTCGGAAACGAATTCGAAGAGATGAAAATGAATACAAAATTCGCGACAACACTTACGACACTACTGGCTTTATCAGCAATATCGCCGGTGGCGCCGTCACTGGCAGGAAACAGAATCGATTCCAGATTGCCGCGTTACGCTCCGGCCTATGTTCCAGACCAAAATTCAGCTCGTTCAATCGAACCCAAAAATCTGCCCGACTTCGCCAATGGTGGCGGCAATGGTGCACAAGTAGATCTCGGATCGAGCAGTTCGAGTTCTGACGGAACAGCATTGAAGGCTGGCGCCGCATCGACTACTCTGCCGGTAACAACGAGATTGACGCTTGTCTTAGAAAGTCCTGTGGATGCAAAAGTAAGCAGACCGGGTGACCTGTTCGAAGCGCATGTGCGCGATGATCTATTTCTTGGCAGCAGCCTGCTTTTGCCAAAAGGCAGCCTCGTTAGAGGTCGCGTCTATGAGGTAACGAAACCAAAATGGATTAGCCGCGCCGCCAAAATTGGCTTGAAGTTAGAGCAAATCGATACACCCGCTGGAGAAGTAATTCCTCTAGACGCAGCACTGGAATTCCATAAAGGTCAAACAAACGCTAAAGGACAACTCGACCCCGGCACGAACTTTGGTACGCGGGTTGGTGGTGGCGTGAAAGCAGTCACAGGCGGAACTTCGAAGGGCGCAGCTAAAGGCGCTTTGATCGCAGCCAACGTTGCCACGCTCGGTGCGCCTGCCGTTGCCACCGTAATTGGTGGCTCTGCCGTCGCTCTGTTCAAAACGGGCGACAATGTTCAATTAGCACCAGGTCAAGAACTGGAAGTGCTGCTGACAAATGATCTTGGAGTGCAGATCGATTAAGCCTTCACGGGCTTTTTCTTCAGATATTGCCGAATCGCCGAAAGGTTGTTCTCGAATGTTTTATTGGCAGGCTCGAGATTGAGTGCCTTCAAATATTCCTCTTCGGCTTCCTCATAATATTCGCGCTGTTGGAAAACAACGCCGAGATTATTGTGCACCCAGGCGTTGGTCGGCGCCAATTTTACGCACACACGCAGTTCCTTCAAAGCATCTTCGAATTTATGCGTTTCGATGTAGAGATTGGCGAGATTGTAGTGCGGCTGCAGCGAGTAATAATGCAATTCGATTGCTTTCTTGTACTCCTCTTCTGCGGCCGTCATTTCGCCTTCTTTGCGAAGCAGCACACCTAAATTGATGTGAGCCTGCAGATTATCCGGCTTAACGACCAGATAACGCTTGTAACGCTGGATAGCTTCTTTTGTTCGCCCTTCCAGTTGCAAGATCAAAGCGCCCTGGAAGTGTGCATCCCAATCGTTTTTATTGCACAGCAGAGCCCGGTTCACTTCAATCAGAGCCTCGCGATATCTCTTTTCCTTTGTGTATTTCTTGGAGAGAGCAACATGCACGGCTGGATCTGCCTTATGGATATCAAGCGGGGGCTCGTCTGCAGTATTTACGGCAGTTTCCTTCCGAGGCTCCGATGTTCTCCTCATATTTTCCAGTGCCTGAGGAAAACTCTCCTCTCCCCGAGGTCGCTTCTCGTTGAACTCATCATTGGAAAAGCAGGGCTGAGTGGCTACTGCAGCCAGGGCGGTAAGAAGAAGTAAACGACGCATGCTTTTACCTGACAATTTCTAGCTTTGAAACGTTAAAAAATGGATGCCGTCAGCAAACTATATAATACTTGGCATTCTCTGGCGATGGATTAAACCCTGAACAGGTGGCAAGTTTCCCCGTCCATTAACTCGCGCTCACCGCAGGCGGTGGCACTAAGTAGCAGATTCTTCAACCATGCGACTCTCTAGAAGCAGTGTTACAGGTCCGTCATTAACCAGAGCTACAGCCATGTCTGCGCCAAACGACCCGGTCTCGACGTGCAAACCGGCACCTCGCAATTGTTGGACATAATGCTCATACAATCGCTCACCCTCTCTGGGCGCAGCCGCTCTTGAGAATCCTGGACGCCGCCCCTTGCGCCAGTCTGCGATCAAGGTGAACTGCGAAATCACAAGAATTGAGCCGCCCACGTCCTTGACCGATAAATTCATCTTTCCATCATTATCTGAAAAGATGCGCAGGTCAGCGGTTTTCTGCGCGAGGAAGACGCTGTCTTTGTCCAGGTCGCCTTCTTCAACGCCCAGGAGCACAACCAGCCCTGTGCCTTGCGGATCGCCCGGCCCACTGCCAACTTTACCTATTATTTGCCCGTCAACCGTGACGGAGGCGCCTTTCACGCGCTGCAACACCGCTTTCATTACGAGATACTAACTGCCTCTTGAGAGAAATATATCGAGCCGCCAGACCAGCCATCGATCCGCATTTTGCTGGCTGGATTGGCGTTTTATGTTACCACCCCGGGATTTCTGCAGCGAAAAAAGGTCGCCTGCCTTAAATTTGCCTGGAGAAATATTCGCCCCGGTACGTTAGGATAGCTTTGCGGGGTGGAGCAGTCCGGTAGCTCGTTGGGCTCATAACCCAAAGGTCGACAGTTCAAATCTGTCCCCCGCAACCATTTAAATGCTTAGAAGGACCGGCAGTTTCGAGAGAGGTGCCGGTTTTTTACTGGGGTAGGCAACACGCTACGCGTTACCCATTGCCCATTGCTTACCCTAAGCTCGTTTTGCCTACCAATCAATCGGTTGCTTCGGAATCAGCAGATTAACGGCAAGTCGAACAAAGCACCGAATCTGGTGCCTTATTCGAGCAGCTGGAGAATCATCATTTGTTGACTTACACATCGTCAAAACCATCAAAGGCGTCTCGAACTATTTCTTCTAACTCAGCCAGCTCTTCTTCTTTTAACGCAGCGAATTCTCTTTTCCTTCTATTGTTCGGAAGCGTGCCACCATTTCTGTGCACAAACAGCACAAACTGCTCAGCCATGAGATCTGGCATCTCAACAATGTTCATTACATCCCTTACGGCTTCGTCCCTACGCATGAGATAGTCAATTTCTCTGGGAAGGTCCACCTCTATGGTCCGCTTCACACAGCTGTAGAGAAACTCGGCAGCCTCAGTACAATCAAAGTATCTATAGAGGTCCGCAGTATCATTTAAAACGAGAACATTTCCTTTGGCTGTTGGTTCCCATTCAATAAACTCCAGAAGTCGAGCTGAATGAGCCTGAAGCGTCTCGCGATACTTATCTATCCAGTTCAACATAACAGATGAGACAGGGAAAAGCATTCCAGGCGGCGTGAACTGTCGATCTGACAAGGTGTGATGAATTATGCATCGGTGAAGTCTTCCGTTCCCGTCAGCAAATGGATGAACGTACACAAATCCAAAAGCTGTAGCGGCGGCTTGAAGAACCGGATCTAAATTGCCTTCCTTCATGAGGATATTCGTTTTGATTAGTGAACTCGTCAGATCCGCAAGATCATCCGGTTTTGCGCCGATGAACTCGGGAAGCGGCTCACCATCAGGAGTGTGTTCGCCGAGGAAAACATTATTGGTACGCAACCCACCTTGAACAAAGCGGTTGTCTTCAATGAGAACTCCATGAAGACGAATTATTTCTTCAACTGACAAAGGGTTTTTACCCGCTTGCATGACAGCTCGGCCCCATCGTTCGATTCGATTCCGAGGCGGACGCTCTCCCTCTATTTGAAAACTGGCTTGACTGTCTGCCAGCAGTAAAAAACTTGCAGCGCGAGAAATAACCCCTTTGCTTACGTGACCGATGATTGTGAGAGCGGATTTTGAAAGGTCACTTTCAACATAGGTCATCAGCGTTGGCGTCTTTCTGATGATCGGACAAAAGCTGGCAGTGCCTAAGAGATTATCACGCACTTTATGCCGACGCGATAATGTGCCACTAGATTTGGTGAAATACTTGTCGGTATCCAGCAAGTCGACTGATGTGACATTAGGTGCATCAGGGACTGCAAGCATAGTTCCAGTAAGCAATTCATAGAGGTACCAGGCGCGACGCGTCAGCGTACTATTTGGGGCTGATAGCACGTATTGCTTAATTACTTCCGCAGGAAGGGAAAGGAACACACGCTTTAGAACCAGCAGATCGATTTTTTCGTGCCGCATTGCGAAATTTAAGTGCGCCTGAACAGTGGGCTCAAGCTCGTACCGCTTGCTGTAGATTTTCCAACCGCGATCTTGTCGTATATGTCCTTTTATATTTTGCTCGGAAATACAACTTAGTTCTCGAACAGGAGTCCGAACATTAAAGGCATGAACGAGCGCGGATAGTCCGGCAAGGCTGGTGCCCGTTGGCAAAGACGATTCTTGAAACAGAGCCGGTTTCTGACTAGGCAAGTCCATTTGTGGTTCCAAATCGTTCTTTTTAGGTTCCAAATGAGTGTATTTTACCCATAGAGGACCCAAATTACTTGAATATTATAATCATGGCTCCAAAATTTTTAGCCTCGCGACATTGGGTTCAGAATAATCAGACAGGTTCCAAATTCATCTTTTTTTGAATGTAGGTCTTTTGCCAAGCTTTTACACTACATTGAAAACTCGACAACAATGGAGTTGTGCCAGGGTATTCCATTTGTGGTGGAACGTTCGCGACACCCCTCTTGACATTTGGCTGGTTTGGCCGCACAATACAACGGCCCTTGCTTATTGATTACTAACGCGCCTTCACGCCGGCGTTCGAAGTCGCGCGCGGTCGGGACCTTACCACATGGCAAATACAGCCTGGCACGCTTCGGAACAACCGTATCAACGCAGTCAAAGCGATCGCTGTCTCGTCGGAGACGGCGGCGACAATTGTCGCAACACGCTGCAGGACCACGTAACTGAGGTGCGCACCAATGACTTCAGTGGCAATTATCGCGGCAGCACTTATTATGGCGACTCTTCATACGCCTATCTGCCCAAATTCGATGTCTTCAGCTGGAGCGGGGGCCAAGCCGAGGCGCCTGTTTTGAGAAGTCTCAATCAACCTCCCGATGCCGCCACCTTAAAGCAGCAATACGCCGGCGACCCTGTCGGATTGATCAAAGCCACTCTCGTAGCGAACATGAATCCTAATGATACGCAGCCTTACGAAACGTCTGACTATCGATATAGCGATGGACACCCCGCAGTTGGCAAATATGGCATGGGAAGCGAAAACATTCAGGCATGGATTGATGACGTTGCCGGACAACCGATCGATAACGCACGCATCGATCAAAGTGTTCAGGCTGGTCGAATTCCTGCGGACTATGCTGCACAACTGAAGAATCCGGAGTTTCAACAAGGATTGAAAAACTTCGTCACTGCAGTCGACAACGGCAGTGATATTTATCCCGAACAAATAGATCGTTTTATGCCACCACAAGTGCAAGATCTAATGGCTGATGATCTGGCTCATAAATTCATTGTGTGGATGGATCAGCTCAAACAACAACAAGCGCAGCAAAACGATACGCCTCAATCTGGTGCGGCTGCCAGCGGACCGCTTGCCGCAACGCTTGCAAAAGACGCGATGGATGTGGCTATGAGCATGGGCGGCACCCAGAGTCAGGGTCTGTGTTACACAGGCGTAGGCCGGGCGGCCGCGGAATGTGGAATTACATTAACCGGAGTGCCAGCCTATGTAGCAGCCGATCAACTTGCAGCCATGCCCGACAAGTTTCAGGAAATTGATTCGCACTCGCAGCTCCAGCCAGGCGACATAGTCGTTCACAACAAAGGCAACTCAGAATATGGACACATTGCAATTGTCGAACCGAACGGACAAGAAGCCAGTGATTTTGTCACCACCTTGATTCCGGTCGATGCCGCTCCGTGGGGGGGCTCCCGGGTTTTCCGCCCAATCGCATAACCGATCGTTTGCGCCTTTTCTCCGACCAGGATTTACCCTACTTGCCGGTTCGAATAAGACTTGCCGAAATATTGCTGGTGGCAATCCCTAGTGAACTATATCCGTGTTCGCAACTGTGCCTGTAACAACACCCAAGGCAGCCAGCTTTCGCTTGATTTCCGGCATTGCAGCGCGAGCTGCGACAACACCAGCCTCGATACCACGCTTCCCGTCGCCCTTTTTAAAAGACACCAGATTTATTCCGGTCGTATCGGGATGTATATACAAATCTGCGCTTTTAGAATTCGGTTTATCAAACGTAGCCAACTGAATGCGAAGCGCCTGTCGTCCCATTGAACCAAGAGCACGGAAGTTTTTGAGAGGAACTTCTGGTAGAGGCTCATCGATGTCCACAGCGATAACAAAGTCAGCCCCCATCGCGCGCACATGATTGACAGGAACGTTGTTAATCACTCCGCCATCGCAAAAAAGTTTGTCGCCAATCTGCACGGGCTTCTTCAGCTCTGGTACAGCGGTGCTGGCTTGCATAGCCAAACCTAGATCACCCTGGGTAAGCCGACAACTCTCGCCCGTGACAACGTTGGTAACAACTGCAGCGTAAGGAATACTAAGTTGCTCGATTTTCTTGGAGCCGGCCACTTCATTGGCATATCTCCTGAATTTCCATCCATAGTACAAGCCGTCATACGGACGATAACCAAACATTCTGAGAGTCAGGGCGGTTGGCTCTAAAGCAAGTCGCAAAATCGGCATCGGCACAAATTCTTTAGTGAATGTCCCTTTTTCGAACACCTCACCTATTTGATCTAACGGCACTCCGGCAGCATAGAAACCGCCTACAACAGAACCGATGCTAGTTCCAGCAATCATATCGATCGGAATGTTCTGTTCCTTCAAAACCTTCAAAACACCTACGTGGGCAGCACCGCGCGAGCCACCGCCGCCTAGAGCCAAACCGATACGCGGCCGACGATGAGCAGGTGATGATACCGTCGATGATGTGCTTCCCGAAGCATCTCCTGAACTTGAAACGCTTGTCTTAGCGTTATCGCCAATTTCTTGAGCGGTCACTGGTTTGGTGGCAAAACTGCTCACCGTCGCGAGTGAAATAACAAGGCCAATTAGATTTTTCATGCTGTATCCACCCTCATCCATATAAGCAAAGGTTACCCGAAAAATGCGTAAAACAAAATTGGCTTTAACTCATAAAAATTTCCCGTTTACTGATCATCGTGCTTACAGAAAGTGCGCAGGCAATGAAGTAAGCTGCTCTGAATCAAAAGCAAAAGTCCGCTTCAATTAGTCACCATGTTTTTCAGAATCCATAGCCTCATCGGCACCTCTGCAGCTCTTTATATCCTGCTGGTAACCGTAAGCGGTATCATCCTGCTGTTTGACGATGAAATAGGAGAATTGACTTGTGCAACTCCAAAACTTGCACCGCAAGAACTAACGGCTTCGATCGACGACATCGTCCATGATGTCGAACAAAACTTTCCTGGTAACAGCGTTACAGGAATATCCTTTCTCCCTGACAAGACCCAACCAATCGATGTTTTCGCAACCAAGGACGGAAACAATTGGATTCATTGCCTCGCAGATCCGTACACGGGTAAAAGCCTGGGTCTAAAAAAAGAAAACGCCTGGATAGAGATTGTGCGTGACCTTCATTTCAATTTGATGCTTGGAAGCAATGGCAGAAAAATCAACGCAGCAGGAGCTGCATGCATACTGATGCTGGTTGCGACCGGCATCGCGGTGATACTTCCAAACTGGAACAACGTTTGGAGGCAACCAGGGAAAAAACAATCAGCAAATCCCGCGTCTCGAAAGTGGACTTCTCATAGCCTGCTTGGGACTTTTGTTTTTCCCTTTTTAATTATGCAAAGCATCAGCGGTATTTATTTTTGCTTTCCGACTTTCTTACAAAAAAGTCTAAATGCAATTGCCCCCGTTTCGAGCCAGAAGCCAACTAGCAAGACCGTCTCAATAGCGGCGAACAAGACAACTGTTAAGACCACGCCGCAAGTAGCACTGAACCAAAAATCAAACACTCGAATCGATCAATTGATAGCAAAAGCCAAATCGCATATAAAAACCGATTCGGCGATAGAGCGGATCGCGCTTCCGAACAAGTTCGACAACACCGTTCAAATCTGGCTTGTCAACGACGACTCCAAGGGCGAAGTTGTTGGCAAAACAAAGATATGTATGTCACCGACGACAGGCGAAGTGATTTCTCTTTATCCAGCCGAAAGTCCTGCACCGGGAGACAAAATCATTCAGTGGTTGATTAGTTTCCACAGCGGAACATTATTCGGCGAAACATCTAAATGGTCATGGTTGCTACTTGGAGCCACCTTGCCAATTCTTGCAATAACTGGAAATAGGATGGTAATGAATCGAAGGAAAATACAATCCCCGAAGACGGAAATCGCAGACAAGAGAATTTAGTGACACGAGATGATCTGCCAAAGGTGGTTGTCAGGAAGACATCCTTTAGTGCTGAGTTGTTGTTAGTTAAGGATGGGAAATATGACTAGATTTTCAAGAGCAGTTTCACTTAGTTTGTCAGTTTTATCGGCATTCTCCATGTCACTTCCTGGTGCATTCTCGAATGCCCCTCCCCATTACTTCGTCCTGCCTGGCACTTGTGAACTCGCAGCTGGCAACAATTCCTCTGTGTCACTGGTGACCGTTAATGGAAAACCCGGTCTTAAGTGCTCAAGCAACTCTCCAGATTCTGCGTTTGCAAGCACTGCAGAATTTATTTACAGATCAACCGATCAGTTCGGTAATCCAACAGGTTTTGCCATCCCTCAAGGGGTTGCCTCATTTGATTTGATCAACAATACCCCAAACGTCCAAGACGTAATTCAAGTCATTGGATACTATGACAATGGAGCTGTTTTTTTGCTTGATACCGGCATCGAAAGTGCGTCATCTGGTCGGTACACAGTAAACACGGTGCAAAATCTTGGCAGCCTGAGAGCGATTGGCGTGCGTTACACTGCCGAATCCAA
This window harbors:
- a CDS encoding D-tyrosyl-tRNA(Tyr) deacylase, which gives rise to MKAVLQRVKGASVTVDGQIIGKVGSGPGDPQGTGLVVLLGVEEGDLDKDSVFLAQKTADLRIFSDNDGKMNLSVKDVGGSILVISQFTLIADWRKGRRPGFSRAAAPREGERLYEHYVQQLRGAGLHVETGSFGADMAVALVNDGPVTLLLESRMVEESAT
- a CDS encoding cell filamentation protein Fic, which encodes MDLPSQKPALFQESSLPTGTSLAGLSALVHAFNVRTPVRELSCISEQNIKGHIRQDRGWKIYSKRYELEPTVQAHLNFAMRHEKIDLLVLKRVFLSLPAEVIKQYVLSAPNSTLTRRAWYLYELLTGTMLAVPDAPNVTSVDLLDTDKYFTKSSGTLSRRHKVRDNLLGTASFCPIIRKTPTLMTYVESDLSKSALTIIGHVSKGVISRAASFLLLADSQASFQIEGERPPRNRIERWGRAVMQAGKNPLSVEEIIRLHGVLIEDNRFVQGGLRTNNVFLGEHTPDGEPLPEFIGAKPDDLADLTSSLIKTNILMKEGNLDPVLQAAATAFGFVYVHPFADGNGRLHRCIIHHTLSDRQFTPPGMLFPVSSVMLNWIDKYRETLQAHSARLLEFIEWEPTAKGNVLVLNDTADLYRYFDCTEAAEFLYSCVKRTIEVDLPREIDYLMRRDEAVRDVMNIVEMPDLMAEQFVLFVHRNGGTLPNNRRKREFAALKEEELAELEEIVRDAFDGFDDV
- a CDS encoding TrbI/VirB10 family protein; protein product: MNTKFATTLTTLLALSAISPVAPSLAGNRIDSRLPRYAPAYVPDQNSARSIEPKNLPDFANGGGNGAQVDLGSSSSSSDGTALKAGAASTTLPVTTRLTLVLESPVDAKVSRPGDLFEAHVRDDLFLGSSLLLPKGSLVRGRVYEVTKPKWISRAAKIGLKLEQIDTPAGEVIPLDAALEFHKGQTNAKGQLDPGTNFGTRVGGGVKAVTGGTSKGAAKGALIAANVATLGAPAVATVIGGSAVALFKTGDNVQLAPGQELEVLLTNDLGVQID
- a CDS encoding tetratricopeptide repeat protein is translated as MRRLLLLTALAAVATQPCFSNDEFNEKRPRGEESFPQALENMRRTSEPRKETAVNTADEPPLDIHKADPAVHVALSKKYTKEKRYREALIEVNRALLCNKNDWDAHFQGALILQLEGRTKEAIQRYKRYLVVKPDNLQAHINLGVLLRKEGEMTAAEEEYKKAIELHYYSLQPHYNLANLYIETHKFEDALKELRVCVKLAPTNAWVHNNLGVVFQQREYYEEAEEEYLKALNLEPANKTFENNLSAIRQYLKKKPVKA